ATAAGTGTTGGAGgctgaatcctcccctttccttctcccttccctcctttccttcttctcctattttggtctacatggggcgcaccagcccactaggggctggtctgtcccctgcttggcccattaggcccatgtagttgccgggggatgtccggaaccccttccgttgACCCGATATGTACCAGGAACcctcggaacacttccagtgtccaaataccatcgtcctatatatgaatctttacctatcgaccattttgagactcctcgtcatgtccgtgatctcatccgggactccgaacaacattcggtcaccaaatcgcataactcatataatacaaaatcgtcatcaaacgttaagtgtgcggaccctacgggttcgagaactatgtagacatgactaagacacctctccggtcaataaccaacagcggaaactggatgctcatattggttcctacatattctacgaagatctttatcggtcgtaccgtaatgacaacatacgttattccctttgtcattggtatgttacttgcccgagattcgatcgtcgatatcttcatacctatttcaatatcgttaccggcaagtctcttcactcgttccataatacatcatcccaaaattaactcattagtcacattgctttcaaggcttattatgatgtgcattaccgagagggcccagagatacctcaccgatactcggagtgacaaatcctaatctcaatctatgccaacccaacaaacaccttcggagatacctgtagagcatctttataatcacccagttccgttgtgacgtttgatagtacacaaggcattactccggtatccgagagttgcataatctcatagtcaaaggaacatgtctatgacatgaagaaagctgtagcaataaaactgaacgatcaatatgctaagctaaccgatgggtcttttccatcacatcattctcctaatgatgtgatcccgtccatcaaatgacaacacatgtctatggttaggaaactcaaccatctttgattaacgagctagtctagtagaggcttactagggaaactgtgttttgtctatgtatccacacatgtatctagtttccggttaatacaattctagcatgaataataaacatgtatcatgatataaggaaatataaataagaactttattattgcctctagggcatatttccttcactaagagAGGAAGGCGGTTGTCGCCCTTGTCCCTTGTTACCAGCCTACCATGCCGTCATCGATCACTGGCTCACTTAGAACACGAGCTAGTAGATTTTGTGATAAGAGTGAGGAGGATGGTACCGTAGAAAATGTGAAAAATTGTATTTTATTAGAGATGGATTCAAAACAAATTGCTTGAGCGAGTGGTTTATATATTTTCTTCATCAATTCGTACAATTTTTTGGTTAGGATAGAGGGGTAAATGCATTGGTTGGGTGCTTCAAGATTTAATAACGGACACAGTGGCATATTGGTTTCATGCCAAACAACCGACATCATATTTTTCTTTTGTCGTAAGGTACGACATTCAACTGTATGTTGGCAATGTCTAAGGACAATCATATCTGCCTTCTTGGGCGTCACGGGAGGCACATGCCTTGTTCCCTTGATGGAGGTGGCAGATGGCATGATCACGGGGGGAGGGGATCAGGGCAGAGAGCGGGGCGGTTggcaggtgataacccacaagtataggggatcacaacagttttcgagggtagagtattcaacccaaatttactgattcgacacaaggagagccaaagaatattctcaagtattagcagttgatttgtcaattcaTCCACACCTGTAAGACTTcatatctgcagcaaattatttagtagcaaagtagtatggaagtaacggtaacggtggtaaaagtaacagtaacagttctgtagtaattgtaacagtggcaatggtaaagtaactaagcaaagatcaatatgtgaaaagctcgtaggcattggatcaatgatggataattatgtcggatgtgattcctcatgcaacagttataacatagggtgacacagaactagctccagttcatcaatgtaatgtaggcatgtatttcgaatatagtcatacgtgcttatggaaaagaacttgcatgacatcttttgtcttaccctcccgtggcagggggtcctgttggaaactaagggatattaaggcctccttttaatagagtaccggacaaaagcattaacacttagtgaatacatgaactcctcaaactatggtaatcaccgggagtggtcccgattattgtcacttcggggttaccggatcataacacatagtaggtgactattgacttgcaagataggatcaagaactcacatatattcatgaaaacataataggttcagatatgaaatcatggcactcgggccctagtgacaagcattaagcatagcaaagtcatagcaacatcaatctcagaacataatggatactagggatcaaaccctaacaaaaataactcgattacatggtaaatctcatccaacccatcaccgtccagcatgcctatgatggaattactcacgcacggcggtgagcatcatgaaattggtgatggaggaaggttgatgatgacgatggcgacggattcccctctctggtgccccaaacggactccagatcatccctcccgagagagattagggcttggcggcggctccgtatcgtaaaacgcgatgaattcttatctctgatttttttctccccgagcgtGAATATAtacagttggagttgaggtcggtggagcttcagggggcccacgaggcaagggggcgcgccccccaccctcgtggacagggtgtgggccccttggtgttgattcattcgccagtattttttatatattccaaaatattctccgtgaagtttcaggtcattccgagaacttctatttctgcacaaaaataacaccatggcaattctactgaaaacagggtcagtccggattagttccattcaaatcatgcaagttagagtccaaaacaagggcaaaagtgtttggaaaagtagatatgatggagacatatTAGTAGGGGATTCCTCCTTGATGGTCCATGGGGTTGTATGTTGTGAAGGAGAAAGGAGACTACAGCGAAGGTCAAGTGAGCGTCATCAGATTTTAATGTAGAGAGCACCAACGACAAATTCCCGTTTATGGCGGAAAATTGAGCGAGAAGGGGACGTTCCggtaggaaaagggaagggtgcATCGTCGAGTGGAGTTTTTGTGTTGGAACCGCGTGTTGGAGATGATGGAGGATAATATGGAAAACCACATATCTTCCTCACATATAGGTTGGATTTTGGTGATCCCAGACTATCTGAATGGTTGGATTTTCAGGAGCCTTTTAGGCGCCTATCTGATGTTCGAACACTCTCGGACATATGAGAGAGAAATGGGCTTCAACCTTGGAGATGATCTTAATCATTTGTCTTGTCTAATTCATTTTTATATATTATAGCCTGTAGCAACACACGGGCATTCCACTAGTATTAATTAGTGCTCTGGAAGACACCCGTTAAGATGTGCTTCCAACACtcgaagtgggggatgtgtccaaattatGTCTTGACCGAAATGCGCCCTGCATCAAGAGTCAGTTGTCTAGCTGTATGCCCTATTCGCCACGCGGAGTTTCCTCGGTAATTAAGGTAAATCAAACAAAATCATTGGACATTTAATGACTACACCTTATGCATCCCCAGAGATTGGATCCACCCTACCATACTAAGCCCTTCTATCACTCGTGTTCAGAATTGCACTTCACGTTGTCCCGTGTCCTAACCTCCACTTGGACCGAACTCCAGGATCCATGCAACCTGTAGGGCCGAAGAACGAGgttgggggagagagagagaagagactactatgatgtaattttattttatatataCATGACGTCCATTCAAAGTCATTCCATCAACCCCTCAAACAAATACATCAGGTTGCAGGGACATTGGACATTGCCTTaccgaattactcacacatggcgatCGGATCGCAAGAAGTAATCAGTGAAGAAGACATCGGATCAGATCACAAAACAAAGAGAGGATTTCACAATCCCTTGCATTCATCAGTCATTAGTGGCAATATCAATGGGAGTATCATAGATTTTATAAGATAAACATGTTTAGACTATGGCATGATGAGCATAAAAGTAACACACGTCAACTCTTCAAGATTAAACTTGATCATCCTCTAGTAACATAGATAGAAATCCAAACCGTAAGGAACTAGGTTGTTTAATGCCTAGATAGACCTCCGCTTCTTCACATGAAAAGTTAGTATAGCTGTAGCGGTGACATGGTTATTATGCAAGTGTTATTGAAGCAAAGATAATCAACACAAAGCTCTTGCTcacctagaaaaaataaaaagtAGCTTTTATTCTATTTAATCTAGTTAACACTTGCTTGCGGGGAACACATGGAAGAGAATTTTCTTTCTTGAGCAATGAAAACATAAATTAAGGGAGTGAAAGTTATGAAAACACAACatgatactagagtaactcattaACACCCACGAGTGTCTCATCATTAATTCTCGCAAGGACTTCGCTTCAATCATTGCTTGCTGAAACTTTTCTTGTCTAGTGACGAGATTATGCCAAAGAAATTATTCATGCATAAGGTTTCGCAGAGGCTTAAGCTTGAGTACTATTGATGAGTCCAAATTGTGTGATTATTTCTACGAGTATTTTGTGCCAACTCCATAGGCTTTGTGGAATGTTACTGCGTTCACACACTATTTTTGTCATTTTTCCCCAGGACACTTCTTTTGGAACAAATGGAAAACTATGGTAGGAATCACATGATATTATGGTGGAATCACATAAATCAATGTGATTATACCTTACCATAAATAGAATAAAATACTTAAAGGAAATTGGATCTGGCGCAGTCCAACAAAGTGCAACACGGGCAACCATACGAGCGCACGTGCTCGTGCATGCAGCCGTATGGCATGCTGGTAGCTCCCTCCCGTCGACTACTTCTTCCCTATGGATAAAGATCGCCgaatagacacacacacacacacacacacatacacacaaccACCAGAAACACATCCAGGAGGAGAACCCTAACTTTTTGAACCCATCCAGAGGGGAATTGGTAAGGAGGAGATCGCCATCTTCACCACCAGGTGCAAGGGGACGTTGGCATCATCACCActgtcatcatcatcataatccACATCAATCTTCATCTCGTTGTAATATCAGAACTCTAGTGGATCATCATGCGTGTTACTTGTTTGATTCATCCATGTTTATCGTGCATATTCTGCTTCCCCTATGTATGAGTAAACCCCCTAGTTCTTAGGGATATGGATGAATCTTGGTATGTATAGGAGCTGAAACGTTAATATGTGATATTTTCTGTTGAATGATTTAGTTTAATAGACTTCGTGAATGTTGTGAAGGCTCCTCCCTCAAAATTATCACCGAAAGGTCACAAAGTATATTACTGTCGTTTTAAGAGTTAGCGAGTGAAGGTAATTCGAGGTGACAGCAAAAGCATTCACCCCTAGGTTTTACAATTGATTAGGGAATTACGGAGAACCTTAGTGAGGCCGCGTCCATAGAGAGACCCTTAATTACCGTAGTCGTAACTTGTTGGGGGAGACTACTGTAGTGGCATGCGTGGCATGAAGTCTACCTAGAGTAGAATGTGCTCTGTGCCCGGCTATGCCCGGTGTAAACGTCAAGAATGGTGTAAGTACATCTAGTGCCTCCTTTGTGGTTATAGACTACTGAAGACAAATGTGTTaagagactaatgtgtttgtgagtgtacataggtgaAAAGTCACAGAAGATGTTGTTTAACCATGaaagacgacccctaaaaatgtacgttTAGATTGAATAAATTGGTGCGCCCCTTTGAAGAAATTGACGTGACGAATTGGAACGTGAAGATTTTGTTCCAGTAGTTTCTTTTTTCTTATATTgattcataggaaacaccatactgttaaagggggtctaggtCATATGTATGCGTATTTCCGAAGTGATGCTCAACCTACCTatttcttcgagtgaagactatgaaaaTCTCTTGAAGTGCAGTCGAGTTCCACAACAACAGAGACACAGTTCTTCTGTTCGTTGACGAAATTGGTCTGAAGGAAGAGTTAGGATTTCGCCGGTGTGATTCTCCTACCGTGAGAAATTTGAGAGTTTAAATTTCCAACCGTTGCCGGACTAAGGCGGTTCTCGAGTCTAAGCCCGTCATAAGTGTTGTGGCAACGGAGGTGCAAGAAGTGCTGAAGGTGGGGTACTATCGATGTCATGGTGAGCGGTCTGAGGACCGGCATGTCATTCGCCAGTGACAAGAGTTCCGAGGTGGTGTACAAGTCATCCTTCATGTGTTTCTTGGTGCAGGTTCGGAGCTAGCAAAAACACAAGGATGCTGAACAAAAGCACCCCATCTCATATGAGCTGGCGCTAGTCCAGCCTCACCGTGCTGCCGCCACCACCTATGTTATTTGGCTTCGCAATCCCCTCCTCCACGGAGAGAGGCATGGGTTTACTTGGTGTGGAGTTCGACGTCACCTGCGGCGAGAGTGGATGTCACATAACTTTACAAGTGGGATCCACCAAGATACAGTGCCATGTAGGCAAAGTTTGCGGTTACATGCGAGAAATGCACCATATTAGCCAACTGATTGTACCAGAAATCGATTtccatcttttggcatgaaaatgaaCATGCAAGCCAAGTTTAGGGACCACGGGTAAATTCATCTCTTAAATAATACAAAAGGCTTTTTCATCCTCCCACATCCTCCCTTTTACTCATTGGATATCCACACACTACAGAGGAGCTTAGTAGCAGCGCTTTTTATAAGAAAGCGCTGCTGCTAAAGAATGGTAGCGCTTGTCACCGAAGAGCACTGCTAATATCCATCTAGCAGTAACGCTTTTGTTACAAAAAACGCTACTACTATAGTTGCCAACGGTTGCATGGCAGTGTAGGTATACTAGTAGCGCTCTTAATTAAAAAGCACTACTGCTATTGTACATAGCAATAGCGTTGTCCTCTGtcgagcgctactgctattttttcaGGTGTATGTGTGGGCTGATATATAACTGTACAACTTTCTCATGTTGCGAGTGAAAGACATTGTGAGTTTTCCATGATCTTGCTTAAATACAGGTACGACTACTGAACTGAAATTAATCTTATCGTGCATATTCACTTGCAATTGGTATTCGTAAATCTACAACACATGTCATTAATGCAACACAGCTTGATCATGGATATAAAAAATGATTATTGTTCTTTGTATGCACATATGTATTGGTGGTTCATCAATGCCATATGCATCTTGGCTATAGATATCCAAATTGTTAGTGTTTTATCTCCACACAAATATGTTGATCCTCCTATTGGACATGCTGGTCTTAGTGCCCTCTCTATTCACAAATATGTTAATGCTCAGTTTAGATCTTCTCGTATTAATACACTTCTAGCTTCTATTGGATGGTGAATGCAACATTTCATTTGTATTAATATGTCTACTTGTTATTGCGGGGAATATTAATATGTCTAATGTAGCTTCATTAATGCAACTCAACTTGATCATGGTTTAAATGATCATTGTTCATTTTATGCCCTTGCAAAAAAAAGAAGGGTTCAGTGTATGTATAGATATATTGACATGATACATGTTTTAGATAACCTTGCATTAATATGTCTAATTTCCATTTCTGTTCTCTTTCCTCGTTCTACAGATTTCATATTTGTATTCATTTTAAGAGTTCTTCAAGATGCACATAATTTAGTCACTGGTTACAATCTAAATGTAAGAAAGCACATAATCTGTAGAACGTGCAACCTATGTGTTATCCATGTGATAAAATTAAAATCAACATCCTAGATCAAATgtccaagtcaactaaaaagagaTTTCCTTACAAGTAATGTCAAGCCGCATTTTCAAATCACAAACAGTTTTGAGCAATGAATGATCTCAAAAAAAAATCATCCTGCCTGCCACCGTTTATCTCTTTGGATGTCCACATATTGTGTTTTTTTTATGGTGAGCGTCTGTGCCAATAGATAAACTAACGAGTTTTTCATCTTGTGATCGAGTCAAAGATATTCGATTCTGTGTTTTTCATGATCTTGCTTGTACGTACGACCATGAAACTACTATTGTTATCGTGTATGAATACTTGCAACAGGGTGCTTCAGCGCCAGCACCGACCATGGATGCACATGAGTATGCATGGATGCGTGCATGTAACGACCTGATCGCTCCTGCAGGTGAAAGTACATGTTTCTCTTAGGTCTGTGCACCATCAAGGCCTTGAACAGTTCCTTCATGAGTGTCAAGTGAGACTTCATGTCTCTATGGTGAACAGACAAACTTCAGCGGATATGTTGCTCTCATGGCACGGCAAAGACAAGAACAATAGATGGACTCTTGCCACTAGTAGTATTGATCCACGCTTGACACATGACTACTCATGGAGAAGACCCATTCCTTTATAACATTTCCCTTTTATTCAGTCTGTTTTGGTGAATCAGCAGttagaagaacttcttcttctgtTAAAAATAGGTTTTCTAACCCAAATTAAAGTTAGATTTCACAAGGAGTGAACCAGTGACATTGTTGTATCCCCTTGAAGCAGAGAAGACATGGGTGCGACAATCATATTTCCAATCATCCAGCTGGTCTTTTACAAGTATCCCTTCTTGAATACTCGGTTCAATAAATAAGTTGTTCACACTTCACAGCCATCCATGTGCATATATAGTAAGTTAATAACACAAAATCCGAGTAAATTTATGCGACAATAAGGTTTATTATTGTTATTTCAAATAACTGATGCGACAACAAATAATATTAATCACGGACATCATATGATATTAGTAAGGTGTTGTTGAGGATGAGAAGCATGTACAACTCCTCGTTTTCTCTGATGAGCGCCTCCGCACCAGGCATATCTGGAAGCTCTAACCAACACATGATGATAGGGTTGTAATTAATATCCACACAGTCGGGCAGATGCAAGAACTGCTGCCCACTCTTGTCACCTTGGTAGTCCTTGATCAGGCCGTGGCACACGTTGAGGCGTCTCACCACACCTTCATACTCCACCTCACAATAACTGAGAACATGCATTGCCACTGTTCCCTTCTTGGCATCTTGCAGCTTTTGCTTGATCTTACGACTAGCGGCAGTGACACGGCTCTTAAAGATGTCGACAGTGACAAGCACTAAGTCACGGAGGTCCTTAGCCTCAGCACTTCGATTGTCCGACTGAAGGGTGGACAAGCAGAATTCTTGCGTGATAGATTTGTTGTAGGGGTTGTTGATCGAGGCCTTCTTGCATGTTTCCACCATGAGCTTGGTCGCCTTGGGCTTGCCAGTGTCAGAGCCACTAGCATGAGCGGAAAaaaggaagaagatgatggtggagaGGACGATGGTAGTCCTTGGCATTGCTACCATTACTACAGGGCTAGCTAGAAGCCTTGAAGTACTGAAGCGCTGAGAGGGAGGTGGAGAAAAATAGACAGAGAAGGATGTGTATTGCAGAGATGGATGGGTGGATGGAGGTGATGTACATGAGGCTGAGAATTCTTTATAATGCCTGCAATGGGGTATCATAAATGCAGTATGCAGCTTTGGTCCAGAATATGTGTACTATCGGTGTCCAGTAAATGTTGAATGCCCATTTTGGATCCCTACATATTAATGCTCTCTCTATGTTCCACAAATACACAGATGCTCACTATAGATCGTGTTGTAGTAACACATATCTTACTTATATGAATCCATTAATGCAACGTAGCTTGATCAAGGATATCCCAAATGATTAGTGTGCACCGAATGCCCATAGATATGTTGATGCTCATTTTGGTACGTCTTATTTGCATTGGTGTTTTCTAAACATCATTTTGTATAACTGATTTGTTACTTCTACCTCCCTTTGGGGGACGATTATATTTTCCCTCATCAAGTCTATAATTGCTCATTTTTTCTTTGCAATTTTCGAGTAGTTACAAATAATTCTCAGGGAGCAGGCACTTAGTTAACTTGGTGACACAATAAATATTTTTGTTAAAATATCAAAATTTTatattttaaatttttttatttCCAAGTCGATTATTGTCTGATGGGTTGACTTTTACAACAGTTGTATTCCCCCAGTTAAAAATCACAACTTATTTTAGGGATTAAATGATGCCAGCCGGACTAACGTATCGTTCGTAGGCACTGTCAAAAAATAAGCATGTTTACTGCCCACCGCCTaagaaaatcaaaacaaaaattACCAATACCAACACGTCACAGTATGGGTTTATTCGGTTTCGATTCTCGTTACTACGTAGTAGGAAGGAAAAAAAAGAGCTAGCGATCATAAGGAGGTAACCTGTATCATAGGTACATGATGCGCACGTACACGCCGGTatcttatattttatattttatatcttatatttactaattggaagcaCCTTTCAAGTCTTCTCATTAATCAACATTATAAAAATTAAATACACCGTTGTAGTATAGAATTTACGTCTAAGATGAAAGGAGAACTTACGTAACATAAACTTGGAAGGGAAAAAGATAtagggaaaggagaataaaaatagaagtaaaacaaagaaaataatttagatgggccagcccattattgtTTGCCTTGTGCGAAATTCTGACTATTTATGGCGCTGTGCGGAAAATAGAGTTTTTCCAGCTGCATGGGCAgaaaaataagtgggctggctttgCTGGGCCACCGCGCGTGGCCCACGTACAACAATTCTTTTTCTAGCAAACAAACGCATAAGACCTTTGTACCACCTCGGGTAGAAAGATTGTTTTTtcgacggtgaacggatgaaaatatAGGCAAAACGCACCTTGCTTCATTAGTagtagcacatatgcccgtgcattgcaacgggagagatgTTTCTTTGGAGAAGCAATGGGAGAGATAATTGATGTCTCCACCAAAAATGATCTCCATAACGGTGCGGTTAGTCGGCATAGCGGCAACCATACAACTCGTGCATTTTTTTCCTTTGGGTCAGTCTCTGTCTCGGGGTTGTGTCTGCCTCTACGTTTGGTAGCTATGCGGCGACCTTTAGAGCACGGTTGCTTCGACCACTCTCTCTTACGATGGCGTAACCGGATGAATTACTAATTGTAGCGCTTAAATCCTGTTTCATTAGCATATATATTTAGCGCATAACCAGATATCAATGTCCCTTCTTTATTAGGGTTTATTTTCTTTGATTATTTTAGGGCTCACGTGCCCACAACTATTTTATTCGAGCCAAaccaacatattctcttttattggaCCAAGAAAAAATTGCTCCCTCAGACGACCCAGTAGGGAGTGTGGTTGAGGCCCAATACAGCCTATGCGTCGGAGCAATGTTTTTCTTGGGCCAAGTATGTGGGGGCTACTATATGACGCTAGTTGCGTAAAATAACGTGTGAGATGCACATCAGTTCGTGTATGGACCAACACACTGGTAGGCGCCAAGACGACCTATGTTAGGAAGGCACGGAAAAATCCAAAAAATAATGAGTTGAAGGATCAAAATCATGTCCTGAAAGACCCGACTACGTGCTCATAGCCACTCGAAGAAACGAGTCCTACCAACCAATGGCCAGCTCAAACCTTTAATATCATACTCCAATGTGAGATTGGATACAATTTTTTTAACTGTTTAAAACATATAAATTGCTGAATATTCCTGAAAACATGAATAATTTTTAAAATCATAAACACTTTTTGAAATTCTTTACATTTTCAGAAATACACAACAAAATTGGAAACCCTCAAAATTCacaaatttatttgaaatcataAACCTTTTATAATAACGTGAACACGTTTTGAAAATGCGATTTCGTT
The sequence above is drawn from the Triticum aestivum cultivar Chinese Spring chromosome 7A, IWGSC CS RefSeq v2.1, whole genome shotgun sequence genome and encodes:
- the LOC123147545 gene encoding uncharacterized protein: MVAMPRTTIVLSTIIFFLFSAHASGSDTGKPKATKLMVETCKKASINNPYNKSITQEFCLSTLQSDNRSAEAKDLRDLVLVTVDIFKSRVTAASRKIKQKLQDAKKGTVAMHVLSYCEVEYEGVVRRLNVCHGLIKDYQGDKSGQQFLHLPDCVDINYNPIIMCWLELPDMPGAEALIRENEELYMLLILNNTLLISYDVRD